A DNA window from Theobroma cacao cultivar B97-61/B2 chromosome 5, Criollo_cocoa_genome_V2, whole genome shotgun sequence contains the following coding sequences:
- the LOC18600248 gene encoding guanine deaminase, translated as MEEAKVLEAKDGTISVASAFPGHQEAVQDRDHKFLTQAVEEAYKGVECKDGGPFGAVVVRNDEVVVSCHNMVLKNTDPTAHAEVTAIREACKKLNQIELSDCEIYASCEPCPMCFGAIHLSRIKRLVYGAKAEAAIAIGFDDFIADALRGTGFYQKANLEIKKADGTGAIIAEQVFEKTKEKFTLY; from the exons ATGGAAGAGGCTAAGg TGTTGGAAGCTAAAGATGGAACCATTTCTGTTGCCTCTGCTTTTCCTGGTCATCAAGAAG CTGTACAGGATAGAGACCACAAATTCTTAACACAagcagttgaagaagcataTAAAGGGGTTGAATGTAAAGATGGAGGCCCATTTGGTGCTGTTGTTGTTCGCAATGATGAAGTAGTTGTCAGTTGTCACAACATGGTTTTGAAAAACACTGACCCTACTGCCCATGCTGAGGTTACTGCTATTAGAGAG GCATGCAAGAAGCTCAATCAGATTGAGCTCTCGGACTGTGAAATATATGCTTCCTGCGAACCTTGTCCAATGTGCTTTGGTGCCATCCATCTGTCAAGAATCAAG AGGCTGGTTTATGGAGCCAAAGCTGAAGCAGCCATAGCAATCGGGTTTGATGATTTCATTGCTGATGCATTAAGAGGTACAGGTTTTTATCAGAAGGCTAACCTGGAGATCAAGAAAGCAGACGGTACAGGTGCTATCATTGCAGAGCAAGTATTTGAGAAGACAAAGGAAAAGTTTACCCTGTATTAA